The following DNA comes from Frankia casuarinae.
CAGTAGCCCAAGGCGTTCAACCGGGGGAAGGCGATGTCAGGCGCCCCGATCTGCAACGGGACAAGATAGTTCGCGAACGCGGAGAACAGCGGGGTCGCGAACAACAGCATCATCACCGTGCCGTGGATCGTAAAAAACTGGTTGTACCGCTCGTTCGAGACGATCTGTAGACCGGGCCGGGCCAGTTCCCCCCGCATTAGCATCGCGAGGATCCCGGCGAATAGGAAGAACCCGAACGAGGTCACCAGATACATCAGACCGATCGACTTGTGATCGGTCGTACCGAGGATGTCCAGGGCCGTCGGCGGCTCCCCTCGCTGCTCCCCGACACTCGGCGGAAAAGGACGGACCTCGACCGTCATCGGGCCATCCGACCAGACACGGCCACGTCGGGCACGAGTTCCTCCTCGCATACTATTCAAGCCAGCGAAAACGGGCGGTCTCGACAACCGGACATGCCGCCAGGATCACCCGCTACGAATGGCTCACCCGCTCGTCGGCGTATGGATGTACCGGCAGTGCATCACGTCTCTACCAACCTCCGCCGCGTTGAAACGCCCGGCCACCGGAAAATCCACTCCCCACAGATCCGCGACCGCCGCCGGGCCGTGACCGAGACGCCTCATCCCGGGTCGGTGCCGTCGAGGGGTCGGAGGGTGGCGGCAGTCTCCAGAACCAGGGCATGGACGAACGCCTGGGGAATGTTGCCACGCAGCTGGCGCTGAGTGACATCGAACTCCTCGGCGTAGATGCCGGGCGGCCCGCAGGCGGCGCGGCCACGCTCGAAGTACCGCCGGGCCTGATCGTGCCGGCCGGCACGGTGGTAGGCCAGCGCCAGCCAGAAGCCGCACAGCAGGAAGGCCCCTTCGGCCACCCCGAGCCGGATCCCGGCATGATCGAATCGGTAGACGTAGCCGTCGTCGGTCAGCTGCTCGGCCACCGCCCGCAGCGTCGCCACCGACACCGGGTCGCGGACGTCGACCGCTCCCCGCACCGCGGGCAGCAGCAGCGCCGCGTCCACCCGCGGGTCGTCGGTCGCCCGCTGCCAGCGCCCGCTCGAATGCCGCATCTCCTCGCGGGCGGCGCTGAGCAGCCGCCTTGCCAGCGCCCGCCAGCCGTCGGCCTCCCCCACCCCGGCGCCGTCCACGCCGGCCAAGGCGAGCAGCCCTGCCGCGCAGGTCAACCGGCTGTGCGTCCAGTGCCGCGGCTCCAGCTCCCAGACCCCTGTGTCCGGGATCCGCCAGCGTGCCGCGATCACCCCGGCGGTCACCGCCGCGGCCCGCCGGGCGTCATCGGTCAGCCGGCCCCGCCGCGCCGCGGCCGCCAGCAGCAGCGCCGCCTCCCCGAAGACGTCCAGCTGGAACTGGTGGCCGACCTTGTTCCCGACCACGTCGTCGCCGCCGGGGTACCCCGGCAGATCGAGTCGGCGCTCGTCCGGGATCGGGCCACCGCGGGCGGTGTAGGCCGGACGCAGGTTCGGGCCGTCCGCCAACAGCCGTTCGGTGACGAACGTGACGGCGTCGTCGAGCAGCCCGTCGAGGCCGGCCCGCGCGGCCGCCAGCCCCGCGTAGCACTGATCTCGGATCCAGACATACCGATAGTCGTAGTCGCGGCCCTGACGGGCCCGCTCGGGCAGGGAGGTGCTGGCCGCGGCCACCATCCCGTGCCCGCCGCCGGTCAGCCCGCGCAGCACCGCGACCGCGTGCTGAGCGTCGCGGACACCGGCCAGGCTCGACAGCTCCGGTACCGCGGACCGCCAGGCCCGCTTCGTCTCGGCCCACAGCACGTCCGGGACCGGACGGTCCGCCGGCAGCTCACCGAGCTCCAGCACAAGATCGAGACAGTCGCCGGCCCGCACCAGGCGCTCCGCGACGAGACTGCCACCGCCCGC
Coding sequences within:
- a CDS encoding glycoside hydrolase family 15 protein gives rise to the protein MTAERSERDDNPGLVPTLREFALLADGERGALIGPDGRVCWMCVPSWADDAVFSTLIGGAGSYSVTPATAFTWGGYYEDRSLIWHSRWVTRAGVAECREALALPGRRHRAVLLRRILGVEGTVPVRVTLDPRPGFGRRAVAGLRQDGLDGPDGVEAWCGRVGELELRWSGRLAAVARIDHDAGGGSLVAERLVRAGDCLDLVLELGELPADRPVPDVLWAETKRAWRSAVPELSSLAGVRDAQHAVAVLRGLTGGGHGMVAAASTSLPERARQGRDYDYRYVWIRDQCYAGLAAARAGLDGLLDDAVTFVTERLLADGPNLRPAYTARGGPIPDERRLDLPGYPGGDDVVGNKVGHQFQLDVFGEAALLLAAAARRGRLTDDARRAAAVTAGVIAARWRIPDTGVWELEPRHWTHSRLTCAAGLLALAGVDGAGVGEADGWRALARRLLSAAREEMRHSSGRWQRATDDPRVDAALLLPAVRGAVDVRDPVSVATLRAVAEQLTDDGYVYRFDHAGIRLGVAEGAFLLCGFWLALAYHRAGRHDQARRYFERGRAACGPPGIYAEEFDVTQRQLRGNIPQAFVHALVLETAATLRPLDGTDPG